A genomic segment from bacterium encodes:
- a CDS encoding SPFH domain-containing protein, whose amino-acid sequence MGIALGILIILAIILWNGIKVVREYQRLVVFRLGRSIGPHGPGVVFLIPIVDKAVWVDLREVFLEIPAQTCITKDNAPISIDFLIYWKVIDPSLSVIQVGNFAGAAQGIATTGLRAVIGDIILDDVLAKRDQINQILRTKLDEVTERWGVKVTTVEIREITPPKDVQEAMTRQMSAERSRRALVTEADGKKQAAITIAEGEKQAAILKAEGDRQAAILRAEGFSLALDKIFSVAKDVDTNTMSLQYLDALKALGSSASTKFVFPMEFARFLQPFVAPPTKGDGGGR is encoded by the coding sequence ATGGGGATCGCGCTCGGCATTCTCATCATTCTCGCGATCATTCTGTGGAACGGCATCAAGGTCGTCCGCGAGTACCAGCGTCTCGTCGTCTTTCGGCTCGGCCGCAGCATCGGTCCGCACGGTCCCGGCGTCGTGTTCCTGATCCCGATCGTCGACAAGGCGGTGTGGGTGGATCTCCGCGAGGTGTTTCTCGAGATCCCGGCCCAGACGTGCATCACGAAAGACAACGCGCCGATCTCGATCGACTTCCTCATCTACTGGAAGGTCATCGACCCGTCGCTCAGCGTCATCCAGGTCGGCAACTTCGCCGGCGCGGCGCAGGGCATCGCGACGACCGGCCTGCGCGCCGTGATCGGCGACATCATTCTCGACGACGTGCTGGCCAAACGCGATCAGATCAACCAGATCCTGCGGACGAAGCTCGACGAGGTCACCGAGCGATGGGGCGTCAAGGTGACGACGGTCGAGATCCGCGAGATCACCCCGCCGAAGGACGTGCAGGAGGCGATGACCCGTCAGATGTCCGCGGAGCGCAGCCGGCGGGCCCTCGTCACCGAGGCGGACGGCAAGAAACAGGCCGCGATCACGATCGCAGAAGGCGAAAAGCAGGCGGCGATCCTCAAGGCCGAAGGCGACCGGCAGGCGGCGATCCTGCGCGCCGAGGGCTTCTCGCTCGCCCTGGACAAGATCTTCAGCGTCGCGAAGGACGTGGACACAAACACGATGAGCCTGCAGTACCTCGACGCTCTCAAGGCGCTCGGGTCGAGCGCGTCGACGAAGTTCGTGTTTCCGATGGAGTTCGCGCGCTTCCTCCAGCCGTTCGTCGCGCCCCCGACCAAGGGCGACGGCGGCGGGCGATGA
- the ugpC gene encoding sn-glycerol-3-phosphate ABC transporter ATP-binding protein UgpC has product MAKVLLEHIVKQFGQVTAVNDVTLDIPDRQFTVLVGPSGCGKTTCLRLIAGLEEATSGNIYIGERVVNDVAPKDRDIAMVFQNYALYPHMTVYDNMAFGLRLRKYPRPEIDRRVKEAAEMLGIQTLLDRKPKQLSGGQRQRVALGRAIVREPQVFLMDEPLSNLDAKLRVQTRAEIKKLHARLQTTTVYVTHDQVEAMTMGDRIVVMKDGVVQQVDSPMNLYEKPANLFVAGFIGSPAMNFLETRLARQDGKLLVDGGVFKAEVPAGLAPSVGDWAGKPVIFGIRPEDVSDRAHAEGNGAVLRAQVDVHEPLGSDVILYLSAGQHSLVARVDAHTQAKMGQATEVVFNMNKMHLFNPETHAAIL; this is encoded by the coding sequence ATGGCGAAAGTCCTGCTCGAGCACATCGTCAAGCAGTTCGGCCAGGTCACCGCGGTCAACGACGTCACCCTCGATATCCCCGACCGGCAATTCACCGTCCTCGTCGGCCCGTCCGGCTGCGGCAAGACGACGTGCCTCCGGCTGATCGCAGGCCTCGAAGAGGCGACGTCCGGCAACATCTACATCGGTGAGCGCGTCGTCAACGACGTGGCGCCGAAGGACCGCGACATCGCGATGGTCTTCCAGAACTACGCGCTCTATCCGCACATGACGGTCTACGACAACATGGCGTTCGGGCTGCGCCTGCGCAAGTATCCGCGGCCGGAGATCGACCGGAGGGTGAAAGAGGCCGCGGAGATGCTCGGCATTCAGACGCTGCTCGACCGCAAGCCGAAGCAGCTGTCCGGCGGCCAGCGGCAGCGCGTCGCCCTCGGCCGCGCGATCGTGCGCGAGCCGCAGGTCTTCCTCATGGACGAGCCGCTCAGCAACCTCGACGCGAAGCTGCGCGTGCAGACCCGCGCCGAGATCAAGAAGCTCCACGCCCGGCTGCAGACGACGACCGTCTATGTGACGCACGACCAGGTCGAGGCGATGACCATGGGCGACCGGATCGTCGTGATGAAGGACGGGGTCGTCCAGCAGGTCGACTCGCCGATGAACCTCTACGAGAAGCCGGCCAACCTGTTCGTCGCGGGCTTCATCGGCTCGCCCGCGATGAACTTCCTCGAGACGCGGCTGGCGCGGCAGGACGGCAAGCTGCTGGTCGACGGCGGCGTGTTCAAGGCCGAGGTGCCGGCCGGTCTGGCGCCGTCGGTCGGCGACTGGGCCGGTAAACCGGTCATCTTCGGCATCCGTCCCGAGGATGTCTCGGACCGCGCGCACGCCGAGGGCAACGGCGCGGTGCTGCGCGCGCAAGTGGACGTGCACGAGCCGCTCGGCTCGGACGTGATCCTCTACCTGAGCGCCGGGCAGCACAGCCTCGTCGCCCGCGTCGACGCGCACACCCAGGCGAAGATGGGGCAGGCGACCGAGGTCGTGTTCAACATGAACAAGATGCATCTCTTCAACCCGGAGACGCACGCGGCGATTTTATGA
- a CDS encoding DcrB-related protein, with translation MDLRSKLTYWFAALLCATLAALTARTVHAQVTLPQSVTDPHGRFAMSFPVDWNVATRIDGMVALLGAGPAKAGHRPTVNVVVEPLPNPMPPQTYAAAAEQLAKTAFHKYTVVQESGASVGGRPAYYRYFTWETNTGVTLYQLQVFLTDGQTGYVVTATTLNDHDSIMQDMPIMTQIIETFRVGPQ, from the coding sequence ATGGACCTGCGAAGCAAGCTAACCTACTGGTTTGCGGCGCTGCTGTGCGCCACGCTCGCCGCGCTGACCGCCCGAACCGTGCACGCCCAGGTCACGCTGCCGCAGTCGGTGACGGATCCCCACGGACGGTTCGCGATGAGCTTCCCGGTCGATTGGAACGTCGCCACCAGGATCGACGGCATGGTCGCGCTGCTGGGCGCCGGCCCGGCGAAGGCGGGGCACCGGCCGACGGTCAACGTGGTGGTGGAGCCTCTTCCAAATCCCATGCCGCCCCAGACCTACGCCGCGGCGGCCGAACAGCTGGCGAAGACCGCGTTTCACAAGTACACCGTCGTGCAGGAATCGGGCGCCAGCGTAGGCGGACGCCCGGCCTACTACCGCTACTTCACCTGGGAGACGAATACCGGCGTGACCCTGTACCAGTTGCAGGTCTTTTTGACGGACGGACAGACCGGTTACGTCGTCACCGCCACCACGCTCAACGACCACGACAGCATCATGCAGGACATGCCGATCATGACGCAGATCATCGAGACGTTCCGGGTAGGACCGCAGTAA
- a CDS encoding STAS domain-containing protein translates to MPGGGGPALAGGAGFNDRPANMLICALAARDGNAILSVSGELDLAAGPAFLGYLKRASDGGAHVVLDLSGLRYIDSTGINALLNAHAKFARTGRRIALAAVPPTIRRILGVVAVEDVIPVFPTVEAALESLRNPPNGQ, encoded by the coding sequence ATGCCCGGCGGAGGCGGGCCCGCGCTCGCGGGCGGCGCCGGATTCAACGACCGGCCCGCGAACATGCTGATCTGCGCGCTCGCCGCGCGCGACGGTAACGCCATCCTCTCGGTCTCGGGTGAATTGGATTTGGCCGCCGGCCCCGCGTTCCTCGGCTATCTCAAGCGGGCCTCGGACGGCGGCGCGCACGTCGTGCTCGACCTGAGCGGACTCCGCTACATCGACTCGACCGGGATCAACGCCCTCCTGAACGCGCACGCGAAGTTCGCGCGAACCGGCCGGCGCATCGCGCTGGCCGCGGTCCCGCCGACGATCCGCCGCATTCTCGGCGTCGTCGCCGTCGAGGACGTGATCCCGGTGTTCCCAACGGTGGAGGCGGCACTCGAGAGCCTGCGGAACCCGCCGAACGGGCAATAA
- a CDS encoding GspE/PulE family protein yields MDRRDRTLTGRRKRDEFDRSMKALRSLALSDGIMQQAHQILRQTGPRLTRALVQTGVLNERQYARAVAQRWGLPFTELAESQVDLEAARLLPVHVAKRHEVIPIARARDRLVVAMSDPTNVVATDDIRLLTGLDIDIVVASVEDIARAQSRCHGIAAEVARFLKTASPGSDKATVETSPPDDDVTVERLRSMVEDAPVVSLVNQVVQQAVQARASDIHLEPGGQELTVRFRIDGLLRDIMTAPKALQPALASRVKILANLDIAERRVPQDGQIHMRVDGKGYDFRVSTLPTVFGESVVIRVLEQSGTAVSLRQIGFSGDMAASWDDLIATPHGMIVVTGPTGCGKTTTLYASLAQINTRERNIVSIEDPVEYRMPGIKQVQVNPRAGLTFASGLRSILRQDPDVVLIGEIRDRETAQIAMQAAMTGHLVLTTLHTNDAPSVPLRLADIGVEPFLVTASLVGVLAQRLVRVICPACKEAYSPPVEALRRLRLDPSQHKTLRLYRGRGCEECSGTGYRGRLGVFELLEMNDRLRTLVVDRASASQVRAAAQEYGMRPMWHDGMQKALQGVTTVEELLRVVFASDSDGEPLV; encoded by the coding sequence GTGGATCGACGTGACCGCACGCTGACCGGGCGCAGGAAACGCGACGAATTTGACCGCTCCATGAAGGCGCTGCGTTCCTTGGCGCTATCCGACGGAATCATGCAGCAGGCCCACCAAATTCTCCGGCAGACCGGTCCGCGCCTGACTCGTGCACTCGTGCAGACGGGCGTCCTGAACGAACGCCAGTACGCGAGAGCCGTCGCCCAGCGGTGGGGGTTGCCCTTCACGGAGCTAGCCGAGTCGCAGGTCGACCTCGAGGCCGCGCGCCTCCTTCCCGTTCATGTCGCGAAGCGGCACGAGGTGATCCCGATCGCCCGTGCGCGGGACCGGCTCGTTGTTGCGATGTCTGACCCCACGAACGTGGTGGCCACCGACGATATCCGGCTCCTGACGGGGCTCGATATCGACATCGTGGTGGCGAGTGTCGAGGACATCGCCCGGGCCCAGAGTCGCTGCCACGGCATTGCCGCCGAGGTCGCGCGATTTCTCAAGACCGCGTCCCCAGGGTCCGATAAGGCCACCGTCGAGACTTCGCCGCCGGACGACGACGTGACCGTTGAGCGGCTGCGTTCGATGGTGGAGGACGCGCCGGTCGTCAGTCTCGTGAACCAAGTGGTTCAACAGGCCGTGCAGGCACGCGCGAGCGACATTCACCTTGAACCGGGCGGTCAGGAATTGACGGTGCGCTTCCGTATCGATGGGCTGCTCCGGGACATCATGACGGCCCCGAAGGCGCTGCAGCCCGCGCTGGCCTCTCGCGTGAAAATCCTGGCCAATCTGGACATCGCTGAACGGCGCGTCCCGCAGGACGGCCAGATTCACATGCGCGTCGACGGGAAAGGCTACGATTTCCGCGTCAGTACGTTGCCGACCGTCTTCGGTGAAAGCGTCGTCATCCGGGTGCTCGAACAATCGGGCACGGCCGTCTCGTTGCGGCAAATCGGCTTCTCCGGTGACATGGCGGCGAGTTGGGATGATCTGATAGCCACGCCGCACGGGATGATCGTGGTCACCGGGCCGACCGGCTGCGGCAAGACGACGACGTTGTACGCGTCGTTGGCGCAAATCAACACACGCGAACGGAATATCGTGAGCATCGAGGACCCTGTCGAATATCGCATGCCGGGCATTAAGCAGGTGCAGGTCAACCCCAGAGCGGGACTCACGTTTGCCTCGGGCCTACGGAGCATTCTCCGACAGGACCCCGACGTGGTGCTGATCGGAGAGATACGGGACCGTGAGACGGCGCAGATCGCGATGCAGGCGGCGATGACCGGCCACCTGGTCCTGACGACCCTGCATACGAACGACGCCCCCAGCGTGCCGCTCCGCCTTGCAGACATCGGGGTCGAGCCGTTCCTGGTCACGGCATCGCTCGTCGGTGTGCTGGCCCAGCGGCTCGTTCGGGTGATCTGTCCGGCGTGTAAGGAGGCGTATTCACCGCCGGTTGAAGCCCTGCGTCGATTGCGCCTCGACCCGAGTCAACACAAGACGTTGCGCCTCTACCGAGGCCGCGGGTGCGAAGAGTGCAGCGGCACGGGGTACCGGGGACGGCTCGGCGTGTTCGAATTGCTGGAGATGAACGACCGGCTTCGCACACTTGTGGTGGACAGGGCGTCGGCCAGCCAGGTGCGGGCGGCCGCGCAAGAGTACGGCATGCGGCCGATGTGGCACGACGGGATGCAGAAGGCCCTGCAGGGTGTCACGACGGTCGAGGAACTGCTGCGCGTCGTGTTCGCGTCCGACTCAGACGGAGAGCCTTTGGTCTGA
- the accC gene encoding acetyl-CoA carboxylase biotin carboxylase subunit: MLFKKVLVANRGEIAVRVIRACHDLGILTVAIYSDADRASLHVQMADEAFCVGPAPSRESYLNVPAIMSTAELLNVDAIHPGYGFLAENAHFAEICRDCKITFIGPSPEAIAKMGNKSQAKEIMRRAGVPVVPGSFGPIRDEAAALATARAIGYPLIIKAAAGGGGRGMRVVHRADDVARALAAAHAEAEAAFGDGALYVEKYLEEPRHVEMQILADGRGTIVSLGERDCSVQRRHQKLIEEAPSPGVTPRLRRALSRAAVRAAEVVGYANAGTVEFLVDQGEHFYFMEMNTRVQVEHPVTEAVTDVDIVKEQIRIAAGERMTIPREIEPRGHAIECRINAEDPGRDFLPSPGPITAFIQPGGPGIRVDTHAFAGYTIPPHYDSLVAKVIAWGRDRDESIARMTRALREFEVGGIRTTIPFHLAVLDNAFFRRGEVYVNFVQRRMDLSAIRA; encoded by the coding sequence ATGCTCTTCAAGAAGGTGCTGGTCGCCAATCGCGGGGAGATCGCCGTGCGCGTGATCCGCGCGTGCCACGATCTCGGCATCCTGACGGTGGCGATCTACTCCGACGCGGACCGCGCCTCGCTGCACGTGCAGATGGCCGACGAGGCGTTCTGCGTCGGCCCGGCACCGAGCCGCGAGAGCTACCTCAACGTCCCCGCCATCATGAGCACCGCCGAGCTCCTGAACGTCGACGCGATCCATCCCGGCTACGGCTTCCTCGCGGAGAACGCCCACTTCGCGGAGATCTGCCGCGACTGCAAGATCACGTTCATCGGCCCTTCGCCCGAGGCGATCGCGAAGATGGGCAACAAGTCGCAGGCCAAGGAGATCATGCGCCGGGCCGGCGTGCCGGTCGTCCCGGGAAGCTTCGGCCCGATCCGGGACGAGGCGGCCGCGCTGGCGACCGCGCGGGCGATCGGCTACCCGCTGATCATCAAGGCGGCCGCCGGCGGCGGCGGCCGCGGCATGCGCGTCGTCCACCGCGCGGACGACGTGGCCCGCGCGCTCGCGGCCGCGCACGCGGAGGCGGAAGCGGCGTTCGGCGACGGCGCGCTGTACGTCGAGAAGTACCTCGAAGAGCCCCGGCACGTCGAGATGCAGATCCTCGCCGACGGGCGCGGGACGATCGTCTCACTCGGCGAGCGCGACTGCTCCGTACAGCGGCGCCACCAGAAATTGATCGAGGAGGCGCCGTCGCCCGGCGTCACGCCGCGCCTCCGGCGCGCGCTCTCCCGGGCCGCCGTGCGCGCGGCCGAGGTGGTCGGCTACGCGAATGCCGGAACCGTCGAGTTTCTCGTCGACCAGGGCGAGCACTTCTACTTCATGGAGATGAACACGCGCGTGCAGGTCGAGCACCCGGTCACGGAGGCCGTGACCGACGTGGACATCGTCAAAGAGCAGATCCGCATCGCCGCGGGCGAGCGCATGACGATCCCGCGCGAGATCGAGCCGCGCGGCCACGCGATCGAATGCCGGATCAACGCCGAGGATCCGGGCCGGGACTTCCTGCCGTCGCCCGGGCCGATCACCGCCTTCATCCAGCCGGGCGGCCCCGGCATCCGGGTGGACACCCACGCCTTCGCCGGCTATACGATCCCGCCGCACTACGACTCGCTCGTCGCCAAGGTCATCGCCTGGGGTCGCGACCGCGACGAATCGATCGCGCGGATGACGCGCGCGCTGCGCGAGTTCGAGGTCGGCGGGATCCGGACGACCATTCCATTCCACCTCGCGGTACTCGACAATGCCTTCTTCCGGCGCGGCGAAGTCTACGTCAACTTCGTCCAGCGGCGCATGGACCTCTCCGCGATCAGAGCCTAA
- a CDS encoding tyrosine-type recombinase/integrase — protein sequence MFDDYLKTRAGERTITIPPFAQVTLGEVMTGKGGLLFRSPTGEPLHAQVIQEELDRVAKAAGIPRIPFHGLRHTVATVLANASVAPQIIQRRLGHARIGITMDLYAHKAPGQDAPAAEVLEEFFGDDQQRKGDR from the coding sequence GTGTTCGACGACTATCTCAAGACGCGGGCCGGTGAACGTACAATCACGATCCCGCCGTTCGCCCAGGTGACGCTGGGCGAGGTGATGACGGGCAAGGGCGGGCTACTGTTCCGGTCGCCGACAGGGGAGCCGCTTCACGCGCAGGTCATCCAGGAGGAACTCGACCGAGTCGCCAAGGCGGCGGGCATTCCCCGTATTCCGTTCCACGGGCTGCGGCACACGGTGGCCACCGTACTCGCCAACGCCAGCGTAGCGCCCCAAATTATCCAGCGCCGCCTGGGACACGCCCGCATCGGCATCACGATGGACCTCTACGCGCACAAGGCGCCCGGCCAAGACGCCCCCGCAGCCGAGGTTCTAGAAGAGTTCTTCGGCGACGATCAGCAGCGGAAAGGTGATCGTTGA
- a CDS encoding diguanylate cyclase: protein MTGRQPETTSLAHLAAIVESSSDAIFTQSLDGVVLTWNRAAEEMYGFAAAEAIGRPLTALVAAGSPEDASRLLGRLTRGERIVQHETRWQRKDGRSLDVSLTISPIYDASGALAATSTIARDVTERKRAELALRELNAELRHKAYHDALTGLPNRVLFADRLRQALARARRYGHRVAVFLIDVNGFKQINDTLGHHAGDDVLVEIASRLRARIRESDTVARWGGDEFSAVLSDVRTAEDAARAAERLLAAFRAPMRVAARELGVTITIGISLFPTDGEAPDDLLRRADHAMYQADAAGERENRFAFFGLVR, encoded by the coding sequence GTGACCGGCAGGCAGCCAGAGACCACCTCGCTCGCCCACCTCGCGGCGATCGTCGAATCATCGAGCGACGCCATCTTCACGCAGAGCCTCGACGGCGTCGTTCTCACCTGGAACCGGGCCGCGGAGGAGATGTACGGCTTTGCCGCCGCGGAAGCAATCGGCCGGCCGCTTACCGCCCTGGTCGCGGCCGGCTCTCCGGAGGACGCCTCCCGGCTCCTCGGGCGGCTCACGCGAGGCGAGCGAATCGTCCAGCACGAGACGCGCTGGCAGCGGAAGGACGGCCGGTCCCTCGACGTATCCCTGACGATCTCGCCGATCTACGACGCCTCCGGCGCGCTCGCGGCGACCTCGACGATCGCGCGCGACGTCACGGAGCGCAAACGGGCCGAGCTGGCGCTGCGGGAGCTCAACGCCGAGCTCCGGCACAAGGCCTATCACGACGCGCTGACGGGGCTCCCGAACCGGGTCTTATTCGCCGACCGTCTTCGCCAGGCGCTGGCGCGGGCGCGGCGATACGGTCACCGGGTGGCCGTGTTCCTGATCGACGTGAACGGCTTCAAGCAGATCAACGACACGCTCGGCCACCACGCCGGCGACGACGTGCTCGTGGAAATCGCGTCGCGCCTGCGGGCCCGCATCCGCGAGAGCGATACCGTCGCGCGATGGGGCGGCGACGAGTTCAGCGCGGTGCTGTCCGACGTGCGGACGGCCGAGGACGCGGCGCGCGCGGCCGAGCGGCTCCTCGCGGCGTTCCGCGCGCCGATGCGCGTCGCCGCGCGCGAGCTCGGCGTCACGATCACGATCGGCATCTCGCTGTTTCCCACCGATGGGGAGGCGCCCGACGACCTGCTGCGGCGCGCCGACCACGCCATGTACCAGGCGGATGCCGCCGGCGAGCGCGAGAACAGGTTCGCGTTCTTCGGGCTGGTACGCTGA
- a CDS encoding NADP-dependent oxidoreductase, translated as MPIGVTNRQIVLQRRPVGIPAGDDFAMVESPVPKPGAGEVLTRALWLSLDPYMRGRMSDRKSYAPSVPLGGVMVARTVSRVAESRDPGFSPGDIVLGPGGWQDYAALPAASLRKLDPAAAPVSTALGVLGMPGMTAYVGLLDIGRPREGETVVVSAASGAVGSVVGQIARIKGCRVVGVAGGAAKCRYVIEELGFDACVDHRAPGLSGALTRACPNGVDVYFENVGGAVQDAVWPLLNDFARVPVCGLIAQYNDAEPRLGPNLSSVLTKRLTVRGFIVSDHSDRWDAFYRDVSAWVRDGSMKYREDVVDGLERAPEAFIGLLQGRNFGKLLVRVSG; from the coding sequence ATGCCGATCGGCGTGACGAACCGGCAGATCGTGCTGCAGCGTCGGCCCGTCGGGATCCCTGCCGGCGACGACTTCGCGATGGTCGAGAGCCCGGTCCCCAAGCCGGGCGCCGGCGAGGTGTTGACGCGCGCGTTGTGGCTGTCGCTGGACCCGTACATGCGGGGGCGGATGAGCGACCGGAAGTCGTACGCGCCCTCCGTACCCCTCGGGGGCGTGATGGTGGCCCGTACCGTGTCCCGGGTCGCCGAGTCCCGCGACCCCGGCTTCAGTCCCGGCGACATCGTGCTCGGGCCGGGCGGCTGGCAGGACTACGCGGCGCTCCCGGCGGCCAGCCTCCGGAAACTCGACCCGGCGGCGGCCCCGGTGTCGACGGCGCTCGGGGTGTTGGGGATGCCGGGGATGACCGCTTACGTAGGTCTCCTCGACATCGGGCGGCCACGCGAGGGCGAGACCGTCGTCGTGTCGGCGGCATCGGGCGCGGTGGGCTCGGTAGTCGGGCAAATCGCCCGGATCAAGGGCTGCCGAGTTGTCGGCGTGGCGGGCGGGGCCGCGAAGTGCCGGTACGTGATCGAGGAGTTGGGGTTTGACGCGTGTGTGGATCACCGTGCGCCCGGCCTCAGCGGGGCGCTCACCCGGGCGTGTCCGAACGGCGTCGATGTCTACTTCGAGAACGTGGGCGGTGCCGTTCAAGACGCCGTCTGGCCGCTGCTCAACGATTTCGCTCGCGTGCCGGTGTGCGGGCTGATCGCGCAGTACAACGATGCGGAGCCTCGGCTCGGGCCGAACCTCTCGTCCGTGCTCACCAAGCGGCTCACTGTGCGCGGGTTCATCGTGTCCGACCACAGCGACCGCTGGGACGCGTTCTATCGTGACGTGTCGGCGTGGGTCCGGGACGGCTCGATGAAGTATCGGGAGGACGTGGTCGACGGGCTGGAGCGTGCCCCGGAGGCGTTCATCGGGCTTCTGCAGGGTCGCAACTTCGGTAAACTGCTAGTGCGCGTGAGTGGGTGA
- the accB gene encoding acetyl-CoA carboxylase biotin carboxyl carrier protein has translation MADRDRIDLDEIRAIIQLAAEADIAELEVEAAHVKVKVKKTAPVTAAAPSAGGPAHPGAEAAGASPDGSRPAGDGAGRYVPIVAPMVGTFYRAPKPDAPPFVSEGDVVQTGQTVCVLEAMKMFNEIPSEVAGRVVRVLAENGAPVEYGQPLFLVDPRA, from the coding sequence ATGGCCGACCGGGACCGCATCGACCTTGACGAGATTCGCGCGATCATTCAGCTGGCGGCTGAAGCAGACATCGCCGAACTCGAAGTGGAAGCCGCGCACGTCAAAGTCAAGGTGAAGAAGACGGCCCCGGTCACGGCCGCCGCGCCGTCCGCGGGCGGTCCCGCCCACCCGGGCGCCGAGGCCGCAGGAGCCTCGCCCGACGGCAGCCGCCCCGCCGGAGACGGCGCGGGGCGCTACGTCCCGATCGTCGCGCCGATGGTGGGCACGTTCTACCGAGCGCCGAAGCCGGACGCCCCGCCGTTCGTCAGCGAGGGCGACGTGGTGCAGACCGGCCAGACGGTCTGCGTGCTGGAAGCGATGAAGATGTTCAACGAGATCCCGAGCGAAGTGGCCGGCCGCGTCGTGCGCGTGCTCGCCGAGAACGGTGCGCCGGTCGAGTACGGGCAGCCGCTGTTCCTCGTCGACCCCCGGGCCTGA